A stretch of Synechococcus sp. WH 8020 DNA encodes these proteins:
- a CDS encoding protochlorophyllide reductase encodes MGTPGTVLITGTTSGVGLNATKALVRQGWTVITANRNPQRAAGAADQLEIPSHRLHHILMDLGDLESVRHAVESLSVGVDALVCNAAVYDPKLKQPKRSPQGYELSMATNHLGHFLLIQLLLDRLKASSHPSKRIVILGTVTANSKELGGKIPIPAPADLGDLSGFEAGFKDPITMASGQTFKPGKAYKDSKLCNMITTQELHRRIYQDTGISCTSLYPGCVADTPLFRNTPKAFQVIFPWFQKKITGGYVSQSLAGERVAMVVANPDFNQSGVHWSWGNRQKKAGKQFSQELSDKATNPHVAKRVWELSMQLVGL; translated from the coding sequence ATGGGAACTCCCGGCACCGTTCTCATTACCGGAACTACATCCGGTGTTGGCTTAAACGCCACCAAGGCGTTGGTTCGACAGGGGTGGACTGTGATTACGGCGAATCGGAATCCTCAGAGAGCTGCCGGAGCTGCCGATCAGCTGGAGATCCCCAGCCACCGCCTTCATCACATCCTGATGGATCTAGGCGATCTTGAGAGTGTCCGTCATGCGGTGGAGAGCCTTTCTGTCGGGGTTGATGCCTTGGTGTGTAATGCGGCGGTGTATGACCCGAAGTTGAAACAGCCCAAGCGCTCTCCCCAGGGCTACGAATTGTCGATGGCCACCAACCATTTGGGCCATTTTTTGTTGATTCAGTTGCTTCTTGATCGATTAAAAGCATCCAGTCATCCCTCAAAACGGATTGTCATCCTTGGCACTGTGACCGCTAACTCCAAGGAACTTGGCGGGAAAATTCCTATTCCCGCTCCTGCTGATCTTGGTGATCTTTCAGGTTTCGAAGCGGGTTTTAAAGATCCGATCACCATGGCGAGTGGTCAGACCTTTAAGCCAGGCAAGGCTTATAAAGACAGCAAGCTTTGCAACATGATTACCACCCAGGAACTGCATCGACGGATCTACCAGGACACAGGGATTAGCTGTACGTCTCTCTATCCAGGGTGTGTAGCTGACACTCCTTTATTCCGAAACACCCCTAAGGCCTTTCAAGTGATTTTCCCTTGGTTCCAGAAAAAGATTACGGGCGGTTATGTCTCTCAGTCTCTTGCTGGTGAACGGGTTGCAATGGTGGTGGCGAATCCCGATTTCAACCAATCAGGTGTGCATTGGAGTTGGGGTAATCGTCAAAAGAAAGCTGGAAAACAATTCAGCCAAGAATTGTCCGATAAGGCGACAAATCCTCATGTCGCCAAACGGGTCTGGGAGCTTTCGATGCAACTCGTGGGTCTCTGA
- a CDS encoding non-canonical purine NTP pyrophosphatase, translated as MGLFRSFSVLTLTIASGNPRKVAEIEAMLGPLPLNVVRQPPDLEVEETGTSYLENALLKASAAAQLTGTWTLADDSGLEVDALHGAPGLYTARLAPTDDEKVSKLLRSMAHQPYRSALFRSAMVLCSPDGTSIESSEGICWGELLKSPAYPGGGLESLFWLRETRCSYGEMTTAQLSRLGSRGKAARAMAPRLRQRLGIH; from the coding sequence ATGGGACTCTTCCGATCTTTTTCAGTGCTCACACTGACGATTGCCAGTGGCAATCCACGCAAAGTTGCTGAAATCGAGGCAATGCTTGGACCTCTGCCACTCAATGTGGTTCGTCAACCTCCCGATCTTGAGGTTGAGGAAACAGGTACCTCCTATCTGGAAAACGCCCTCCTTAAGGCTTCTGCTGCCGCTCAGCTCACAGGCACTTGGACTCTTGCTGACGATTCTGGGCTCGAAGTAGACGCCCTCCATGGCGCTCCCGGTCTCTACACAGCTCGCCTGGCGCCCACAGACGACGAGAAAGTCTCCAAATTGCTGCGATCCATGGCCCATCAGCCCTATCGCAGTGCCCTCTTTCGCAGCGCGATGGTGCTTTGCTCCCCAGATGGAACGTCGATTGAAAGCTCGGAAGGCATTTGTTGGGGTGAACTCCTCAAATCACCTGCCTACCCAGGTGGTGGCTTGGAATCACTCTTCTGGCTACGCGAAACCCGATGCAGCTATGGAGAAATGACAACAGCCCAACTCAGCCGACTTGGAAGTCGCGGAAAAGCTGCCAGGGCCATGGCTCCTCGCTTACGTCAGCGATTAGGGATTCATTGA
- a CDS encoding form I ribulose bisphosphate carboxylase large subunit, which yields MSKKYDAGVKEYRDTYWTPDYVPLDTDLLACFKCTGQEGVPKEEVAAAVAAESSTGTWSTVWSELLTDLDFYKGRCYRIEDVPGDKESFYAFIAYPLDLFEEGSITNVLTSLVGNVFGFKALRHLRLEDIRFPIAFIKCCAGPPNGIAVERDRMNKYGRPLLGCTIKPKLGLSGKNYGRVVYECLRGGLDFTKDDENINSQPFQRWQNRFEFVAEAIKLAEQETGERKGHYLNVTANTPEEMYERAEFAKELNQPIIMHDFITGGFTANTGLSKWCRKNGMLLHIHRAMHAVIDRHPKHGIHFRVLAKCLRLSGGDQLHTGTVVGKLEGDRQTTLGYIDQLRESFVPEDRSRGNFFDQDWGSMPGVFAVASGGIHVWHMPALVAIFGDDSVLQFGGGTHGHPWGSAAGAAANRVALEACVKARNAGREIEKESRDILMEAGKHSPELAIALETWKEIKFEFDTVDKLDVQ from the coding sequence ATGAGCAAGAAGTACGACGCTGGGGTCAAGGAGTACAGAGACACTTACTGGACTCCCGATTACGTTCCCCTAGACACCGACCTGCTGGCCTGCTTCAAGTGCACCGGCCAAGAAGGTGTCCCTAAAGAAGAAGTTGCAGCTGCTGTTGCCGCTGAATCTTCAACTGGTACCTGGTCCACTGTGTGGTCCGAGCTCCTCACCGACCTCGACTTCTACAAAGGCCGCTGCTATCGCATCGAAGACGTCCCTGGTGACAAGGAGTCCTTCTATGCCTTCATCGCTTACCCCCTCGACCTGTTCGAAGAGGGTTCAATCACCAACGTTCTGACCTCATTGGTCGGCAACGTGTTTGGCTTCAAAGCACTGCGTCATCTCCGTCTGGAAGACATTCGCTTCCCGATCGCCTTCATTAAGTGCTGCGCTGGTCCACCAAACGGCATCGCCGTTGAGCGCGACCGGATGAACAAATATGGCCGCCCTCTTCTGGGTTGCACCATTAAGCCAAAGCTTGGCTTAAGCGGTAAGAACTATGGCCGTGTTGTCTATGAATGCCTCCGTGGCGGTCTGGACTTCACCAAAGACGACGAGAACATCAATTCCCAGCCGTTCCAGCGTTGGCAGAACCGCTTCGAATTTGTTGCAGAAGCCATCAAGCTGGCCGAACAGGAAACGGGAGAGCGAAAGGGTCACTACCTCAACGTGACCGCGAATACTCCTGAAGAGATGTATGAGCGTGCTGAGTTCGCCAAGGAACTCAATCAGCCGATCATCATGCACGACTTCATCACCGGTGGCTTTACAGCTAACACTGGTTTGTCGAAGTGGTGCCGCAAGAACGGCATGTTGCTGCACATTCACCGTGCGATGCACGCTGTGATTGACCGTCATCCCAAGCACGGTATTCACTTCCGCGTCCTCGCCAAGTGTCTGCGTTTGTCAGGTGGTGACCAACTCCACACCGGCACCGTGGTCGGCAAGCTGGAAGGTGATCGTCAGACCACCCTCGGCTATATCGACCAACTCCGCGAATCCTTCGTTCCTGAAGATCGCAGCCGCGGCAACTTCTTCGATCAGGACTGGGGTTCCATGCCTGGTGTGTTTGCCGTTGCTTCCGGCGGTATCCACGTGTGGCACATGCCCGCGCTGGTTGCCATCTTCGGAGATGACTCCGTTCTCCAGTTCGGTGGTGGTACCCACGGTCACCCCTGGGGTTCCGCAGCTGGTGCTGCTGCCAACCGTGTGGCCCTCGAGGCCTGCGTCAAGGCACGCAACGCCGGTCGTGAAATCGAGAAGGAAAGCCGCGACATCCTTATGGAAGCCGGTAAGCACAGCCCTGAGCTGGCGATCGCTCTCGAGACCTGGAAGGAGATCAAGTTCGAATTCGACACCGTCGACAAACTCGACGTTCAGTGA
- a CDS encoding ferredoxin:protochlorophyllide reductase (ATP-dependent) subunit B: protein MQLTLWTYEGPPHVGAMRIAASMEGVHYVLHAPQGDTYADLLFTMIERRDQRPPVTYTTFQARDLGGDTAELVKRHVREAVDRFQPDALLVGESCTAELIQDQPGALAAGMGLNMPIVNLELPAYSKKENWGAAETLYQLVRSLLKDQAPSELKHDPKAWQQQGRRPRVNLLGPSLLGFRCRDDVLEVQRLLNLHGIDVGVVAPLGATVADVHRLPEADLNVCLYPEIAESSCAWLERSFGIPFTTTVPIGIGATHDFLVEVHNLLGMTPPSPQEGIRQSRLPWYSESVDSTYLTGKRVFIFGDGTHALAAARICKEELGFEVVGLGTYSREMARPVRAAAKAMGIEALISDDYLAVEAAMAAAAPELVLGTQMERHSAKRLGLPCAVISTPMHVQDVPARNSPQMGWEGANVIFDSWVHPLMMGLEEHLIGMFRHDFEFVDGHQSHLGHSGGSGAIADTEVAVSTLTDELVWTADGEAELKKIPFFVRGKVRRNTEAFAKSTGRNQIDSETLYDAKAHFSA from the coding sequence ATGCAACTCACTCTCTGGACATACGAAGGACCACCTCACGTTGGTGCCATGCGCATTGCGGCATCCATGGAAGGTGTGCATTACGTGCTGCACGCACCCCAGGGCGATACCTACGCCGATCTGTTGTTCACGATGATCGAGCGTCGAGATCAACGGCCACCAGTCACCTACACCACGTTTCAAGCCAGAGATCTCGGTGGTGACACCGCCGAGCTGGTGAAGCGCCACGTGAGAGAGGCTGTGGATCGTTTCCAACCCGATGCCCTTTTGGTTGGTGAAAGCTGTACGGCGGAATTAATTCAGGACCAACCTGGAGCCTTAGCAGCTGGCATGGGCTTGAACATGCCAATCGTGAATTTAGAGCTACCGGCTTACAGCAAAAAAGAGAATTGGGGCGCAGCAGAAACCCTCTATCAATTGGTTCGGTCTCTGTTGAAAGATCAAGCTCCCTCTGAGCTGAAGCATGACCCCAAGGCCTGGCAGCAGCAGGGACGTCGCCCCCGGGTGAATCTGCTGGGTCCGTCGTTGCTCGGCTTCCGCTGTCGCGACGATGTGCTTGAAGTGCAAAGGCTGCTGAATCTCCATGGCATCGATGTCGGAGTGGTCGCTCCATTAGGAGCCACGGTGGCAGATGTGCATCGACTCCCTGAAGCCGATCTGAATGTGTGCCTCTACCCAGAGATCGCCGAATCCAGCTGCGCTTGGCTCGAGCGCAGTTTTGGCATCCCGTTCACCACCACCGTGCCGATTGGAATTGGTGCAACCCATGATTTCCTCGTTGAAGTTCACAATCTGCTGGGGATGACACCCCCTTCCCCTCAAGAGGGGATTCGTCAGTCAAGGCTGCCCTGGTACTCCGAATCGGTGGACTCCACCTACCTCACAGGAAAAAGGGTGTTCATCTTTGGAGATGGAACGCATGCCTTGGCAGCAGCGCGCATCTGCAAAGAGGAACTGGGCTTTGAAGTGGTTGGCTTAGGCACCTACAGCAGAGAAATGGCTCGACCCGTGCGAGCAGCAGCGAAAGCGATGGGGATTGAGGCCCTCATCAGTGACGATTACCTCGCGGTGGAGGCGGCGATGGCCGCAGCCGCACCTGAACTGGTGCTCGGCACACAAATGGAGCGACACAGTGCCAAACGACTAGGGCTCCCCTGTGCAGTGATCAGCACACCGATGCATGTCCAAGACGTGCCTGCACGCAACAGTCCTCAAATGGGCTGGGAAGGAGCGAACGTGATCTTCGACAGCTGGGTGCACCCGCTCATGATGGGCTTAGAGGAACACCTGATCGGCATGTTCCGTCACGATTTTGAGTTCGTGGATGGCCACCAAAGCCATCTCGGACATTCTGGAGGTTCTGGAGCAATTGCAGACACTGAGGTAGCGGTGAGCACCCTCACGGACGAGCTGGTCTGGACTGCTGATGGAGAAGCGGAGCTGAAAAAGATCCCTTTCTTCGTTCGGGGGAAAGTACGCCGAAACACAGAAGCCTTCGCAAAATCCACTGGGCGCAACCAAATCGACAGCGAAACGCTCTACGACGCGAAGGCCCACTTCAGCGCCTAA
- a CDS encoding lipoyl protein ligase domain-containing protein — translation MSIPASCRSEFGRLGRLIPALAGQGPEHMAFDALLLEHCQSTNNPGPVLRFYLWEGSWLSLGRHQTPRSNHWLNLVRNGRLNVVRRPSGGGAVLHGGGLTYALIWPDPPRQRREAYRRVNAWITAGLARLDLELYPGDDPALTGSQNCFASATTADLVDPSGHKRIGSAQFWQRGHLLQHGEIPLAPSPQLWHEVFGTDPPCWQSATPSAARVEAALTEAIAELWPGLRWGVTPMSGREQQLVAERASDYEVNDSEVSSNNPEARMEVTAWRSGRPKG, via the coding sequence ATGTCGATTCCTGCATCCTGCCGGTCTGAGTTCGGACGCCTCGGCCGACTGATCCCAGCTCTCGCCGGCCAAGGACCAGAACATATGGCCTTTGATGCCCTGTTGTTGGAGCATTGCCAAAGCACAAACAATCCTGGCCCCGTGCTCCGCTTCTATCTCTGGGAAGGATCCTGGTTGTCACTCGGGCGGCATCAGACACCACGGTCCAATCATTGGCTCAATTTGGTACGAAACGGACGCTTAAACGTGGTCCGACGCCCCAGCGGTGGAGGGGCTGTTCTGCATGGCGGTGGCCTGACCTACGCCCTGATCTGGCCGGATCCACCCCGACAGCGACGCGAAGCATATCGCCGGGTCAACGCTTGGATCACCGCTGGATTAGCGCGACTCGACCTTGAGCTTTATCCAGGAGATGATCCTGCCCTGACTGGAAGCCAAAACTGCTTCGCCAGCGCCACAACGGCGGATCTCGTGGATCCTTCCGGGCATAAACGCATCGGCAGCGCTCAGTTTTGGCAAAGGGGGCACCTTCTTCAGCACGGTGAAATCCCCTTGGCTCCGTCCCCACAGCTTTGGCATGAGGTCTTTGGAACCGATCCACCTTGCTGGCAGTCCGCCACACCGTCGGCGGCAAGGGTTGAAGCGGCTCTGACCGAGGCGATTGCGGAGCTTTGGCCAGGACTCCGCTGGGGCGTGACTCCAATGAGCGGTCGGGAACAGCAGCTTGTAGCGGAACGGGCCTCCGATTATGAAGTCAATGATTCTGAGGTCTCATCCAACAATCCGGAGGCCCGCATGGAGGTCACCGCCTGGAGAAGCGGTAGGCCAAAGGGGTAG
- the psaM gene encoding photosystem I reaction center subunit XII, whose translation MVTSITQAEVLIALVVAAHAGVLAIRLCVSLYRA comes from the coding sequence ATGGTCACTTCTATTACTCAAGCTGAAGTTTTGATCGCCTTAGTGGTGGCTGCCCATGCCGGTGTGTTGGCTATTCGCCTATGTGTGAGCTTGTATCGGGCGTAA
- the bchL gene encoding ferredoxin:protochlorophyllide reductase (ATP-dependent) iron-sulfur ATP-binding protein, with protein sequence MTTTLTRPADGDGSVQVHQDPGTKIEEGALVIAVYGKGGIGKSTTSSNLSAAFSKLGKRVLQIGCDPKHDSTFTLTHKMVPTVIDILEEVDFHSEELRPEDFMFTGYNGVKCVESGGPPAGTGCGGYVTGQTVKLLKEHHLLEDTDVVIFDVLGDVVCGGFAAPLQHANYCLIVTANDFDSIFAMNRIVQAIQAKAKNYKVRLGGVVANRSVNTDQIDKFNERTGLRTMAHFQDVDAIRRSRLKKCTIFEMDENEDGVKAVQEEYIRLASNMLDNVEPLEAVSLKDREIFDLLGFD encoded by the coding sequence ATGACCACAACTCTCACCCGTCCGGCGGATGGTGACGGCAGTGTTCAGGTCCATCAGGACCCAGGGACAAAAATTGAAGAGGGAGCTCTTGTCATTGCCGTCTATGGCAAGGGTGGCATTGGCAAATCCACCACCTCCTCCAACCTGTCTGCCGCGTTTTCAAAACTAGGCAAACGCGTGCTCCAGATCGGCTGTGACCCCAAGCACGACAGCACATTCACCCTCACCCACAAAATGGTGCCAACGGTGATTGACATCCTCGAAGAGGTGGACTTTCACAGCGAAGAGCTGCGCCCCGAGGACTTCATGTTCACGGGATACAACGGCGTGAAATGTGTCGAGAGCGGAGGACCGCCTGCCGGAACCGGTTGCGGCGGCTACGTCACCGGCCAAACCGTGAAGCTCCTTAAGGAACATCATCTTCTGGAAGATACAGATGTGGTGATCTTTGACGTGCTGGGCGACGTGGTCTGCGGTGGCTTCGCTGCACCGCTTCAACACGCGAACTATTGCCTGATCGTGACCGCCAACGATTTTGATTCCATCTTCGCGATGAACAGAATTGTGCAAGCGATCCAAGCCAAGGCGAAAAACTACAAGGTGCGCCTTGGAGGAGTGGTAGCCAATCGGTCAGTTAACACGGATCAAATCGATAAGTTCAATGAGCGTACGGGCTTACGCACGATGGCTCATTTCCAAGATGTCGATGCAATTCGCCGTTCACGCCTGAAGAAATGCACCATTTTCGAGATGGACGAGAACGAAGATGGCGTGAAAGCTGTTCAAGAGGAATACATCCGTTTGGCCAGCAATATGCTCGACAATGTTGAACCATTGGAAGCCGTATCCCTGAAAGACAGGGAGATCTTTGACCTTCTGGGTTTCGACTGA
- a CDS encoding BMC domain-containing protein has product MANETMGIALGMIETRGLVPAIEAADAMTKAAEVRLIGREFVGGGYVTVLVRGETGAVNAAVRAGADACERVGDGLVAAHIIARPHREVEPALGNGNFLGQKD; this is encoded by the coding sequence ATGGCTAACGAAACCATGGGTATCGCTCTCGGCATGATCGAGACACGCGGCCTGGTCCCAGCGATCGAAGCAGCTGATGCAATGACCAAGGCTGCTGAAGTGCGCCTGATTGGTCGTGAATTCGTCGGCGGTGGCTACGTCACAGTTTTGGTCCGTGGCGAAACAGGTGCTGTAAACGCTGCTGTGCGTGCAGGTGCAGACGCTTGCGAACGTGTCGGCGACGGCCTTGTCGCGGCGCACATCATTGCTCGCCCTCATCGCGAAGTTGAGCCAGCACTCGGCAACGGCAATTTCCTCGGACAAAAGGACTGA
- a CDS encoding CRR6 family NdhI maturation factor: MDAQSRTEPVVIDAVAIQTLDLRPINPWMERPLTDLLRDGAGLELQYKWPRDAEDPRELSECPEPRLWALRADAVYPWLPLVLERSGGSLIQHVAMVVPHDFSPSEGIRFDPQALEIWITHRLMLLDQHGADAGIPGHQRGNLSLMAASLGFELDGGFWELLDQAR; the protein is encoded by the coding sequence ATGGATGCCCAAAGTCGGACGGAACCGGTTGTTATCGATGCCGTTGCCATTCAGACGCTTGATCTCAGGCCGATAAACCCATGGATGGAGCGGCCGCTCACAGACCTACTCAGGGATGGCGCAGGGTTAGAGCTCCAGTACAAGTGGCCAAGGGATGCCGAAGATCCCAGAGAGCTGAGCGAATGCCCAGAGCCCCGTCTTTGGGCCCTCAGGGCAGATGCGGTTTACCCCTGGCTGCCCCTAGTGCTGGAACGATCAGGCGGAAGCCTGATCCAACATGTGGCGATGGTGGTTCCCCACGATTTCAGCCCCAGCGAAGGCATTCGTTTCGACCCCCAGGCCCTTGAGATCTGGATCACTCACCGGCTGATGCTTCTAGATCAGCATGGGGCAGATGCGGGGATTCCTGGACATCAACGCGGCAATCTTTCCTTGATGGCGGCAAGCCTTGGATTCGAGTTAGATGGAGGGTTCTGGGAGCTGCTGGACCAGGCGCGATGA
- a CDS encoding ribulose bisphosphate carboxylase small subunit: protein MPFQSTVGDYQTVATLETFGFLPPMTQDEIYDQIAYIIAQGWSPLIEHVHPSNSMASYWSYWKLPFFGEKDLNVVVSELEACHRAYPDHHVRMVGYDAYTQGQGACFVVFEGR from the coding sequence ATGCCTTTTCAGAGCACCGTGGGTGACTACCAAACAGTCGCCACCCTGGAGACATTCGGCTTTCTTCCGCCGATGACCCAGGACGAGATCTATGACCAGATCGCCTACATCATTGCCCAAGGTTGGAGCCCGCTCATTGAGCACGTCCATCCTTCCAATTCCATGGCCTCTTACTGGTCCTATTGGAAGCTCCCGTTTTTCGGTGAGAAGGATTTGAACGTTGTAGTGAGTGAACTCGAGGCCTGCCATCGCGCATACCCCGACCATCACGTGCGCATGGTCGGCTACGACGCATATACCCAAGGCCAAGGTGCCTGTTTCGTGGTTTTCGAAGGACGCTGA
- a CDS encoding BMC domain-containing protein translates to MKRFASFDARERRVGGSALVTGTEVHTSASGASCVVTTDSESPRLLRQNSHVQSIELRTYVFLDSLQPQLAAYMGTVSQGFLPIPGDACLWMEVSPGMAVHRVTDIALKASNVRLGQMVVERAFGSMALYHRDQSTVIHSGDVVLEAIGSSVDRRTPADVSWTEVIRAITPDHAVLINRLNRRGSMIEAGMSMFILETEPAGYVLIAANEAEKSSNITLVDVKAVGAFGRLTLAGREGDVEEAAAAAMRAIESINRNCSSR, encoded by the coding sequence ATGAAACGCTTCGCCAGCTTCGATGCCCGGGAGCGGCGAGTAGGCGGAAGCGCTCTCGTCACCGGAACTGAGGTTCACACCTCGGCGAGCGGAGCGAGCTGTGTCGTCACGACCGACAGCGAATCCCCAAGGCTATTGAGACAAAATAGCCATGTGCAGTCCATTGAACTGCGCACTTATGTCTTTCTTGACTCTCTTCAACCCCAACTCGCTGCCTACATGGGCACCGTGAGTCAGGGCTTTTTGCCGATCCCAGGTGATGCCTGTCTTTGGATGGAAGTTTCACCAGGGATGGCGGTGCATCGAGTCACGGATATTGCTCTCAAGGCCAGCAATGTCCGTCTTGGCCAGATGGTTGTGGAGCGCGCCTTTGGCTCAATGGCGCTTTATCACCGGGACCAAAGCACGGTGATCCACTCCGGTGATGTGGTTCTAGAGGCGATTGGCAGTTCCGTTGACCGACGAACTCCTGCTGATGTCAGTTGGACAGAAGTCATTCGGGCTATTACTCCTGACCATGCCGTCCTTATCAATCGTCTGAACCGCAGAGGATCGATGATCGAAGCCGGCATGAGCATGTTCATTCTTGAAACAGAGCCTGCTGGCTACGTTCTGATTGCTGCGAATGAGGCTGAAAAGTCCTCGAACATCACGTTGGTGGATGTCAAAGCGGTTGGCGCGTTTGGACGTCTCACTCTTGCTGGGAGAGAAGGTGATGTTGAAGAGGCTGCGGCTGCGGCAATGCGGGCGATTGAATCGATCAATCGCAATTGTTCATCAAGGTGA
- a CDS encoding ferredoxin:protochlorophyllide reductase (ATP-dependent) subunit N has protein sequence MSVNLLKESGPREVFCGLTSIVWLHRRMPDAFFLVVGSRTCAHLIQSAAGVMIFAEPRFGTAILSERDLAGLADAQDELDLVARELLERRPEIRTLFLVGSCPSEVIKLDLARAAERLNDELRGRVQVVNYSGSGIETTFTQGEDGALSALVPLLPSTDQRQLLMVGTLADAVEDRLIHLFGRIGIDTVCSLPPRKSTELPGIGPGTTVLLTQPYLTTTARLLRDRGARVLTAPFPLGAEGSRSWMEAAAKDFQINADQVATVLDPLVARAQSALAPHRDILNGKRIFLLPESQLELPLARFLQRECGMELVEVGTPYLNREQMAEELALLPEGTSVMEGQHVEKQLDRVRATQPDLVVCGMGLANPLEAEGIATKWSIELVFSPIHGIDQAGELAELFSRPLRRRELIRQALNPPSSAPIDSDPVHA, from the coding sequence ATGAGCGTGAATCTGCTCAAGGAATCAGGACCACGGGAAGTGTTCTGTGGTCTGACCTCGATCGTCTGGCTGCACCGCAGGATGCCTGATGCTTTTTTCTTGGTGGTCGGTTCACGCACCTGCGCCCATTTGATTCAAAGCGCTGCTGGTGTGATGATTTTTGCTGAGCCTCGTTTTGGAACAGCGATTCTGAGCGAACGCGACCTAGCTGGCCTCGCCGATGCTCAAGATGAACTCGACCTTGTGGCTCGTGAGCTTCTGGAACGCAGGCCCGAGATCCGCACCCTGTTTTTGGTGGGGTCATGCCCCAGCGAGGTGATCAAACTGGATCTAGCGCGGGCCGCAGAACGACTCAACGATGAATTGAGAGGCCGAGTGCAGGTCGTGAATTATTCGGGGAGTGGAATTGAAACCACGTTTACCCAAGGGGAAGACGGGGCACTTTCAGCCTTAGTGCCCCTGCTGCCCTCCACAGATCAACGTCAACTGTTGATGGTCGGGACTCTTGCCGATGCCGTGGAGGATCGCCTCATTCACCTCTTTGGTCGGATTGGCATCGACACGGTTTGCAGCTTGCCCCCACGCAAGTCCACTGAACTGCCAGGAATTGGCCCAGGAACAACGGTCTTGTTGACGCAGCCGTACCTCACGACAACAGCACGCTTACTTCGCGATCGGGGTGCTCGCGTCCTGACAGCGCCCTTCCCCCTGGGTGCTGAAGGAAGCCGCAGCTGGATGGAAGCCGCAGCAAAAGACTTTCAAATCAACGCTGATCAGGTTGCCACCGTGCTGGATCCGTTGGTAGCTCGCGCTCAAAGCGCTCTGGCGCCACACCGAGACATCCTGAACGGCAAACGAATTTTTCTCCTACCGGAGTCTCAACTCGAACTTCCGCTCGCTCGCTTCTTACAACGAGAATGCGGCATGGAACTGGTGGAAGTAGGGACTCCCTACTTGAATCGCGAGCAAATGGCTGAAGAGCTTGCGCTTCTCCCTGAGGGCACGTCTGTCATGGAGGGACAACATGTGGAGAAGCAGCTGGATCGCGTTCGTGCCACTCAACCCGATCTTGTGGTCTGCGGGATGGGTCTTGCCAATCCGCTCGAAGCGGAAGGAATCGCCACCAAGTGGTCAATTGAACTGGTCTTTAGTCCCATTCATGGCATCGATCAGGCCGGGGAGTTGGCTGAACTTTTCTCCCGCCCGCTGAGACGACGCGAACTCATTCGTCAAGCGCTGAACCCGCCCAGTAGCGCCCCCATCGACTCTGACCCCGTTCACGCCTAA
- a CDS encoding TSUP family transporter: MEILEWLLVVPLGLLAGGLAGLLGIGGGLIFAPLLLWMGLSPHQALATSTFAIVPTALGGTAIHLRHRAIPWKEGLVIALMAFASALVFSRLGRFAAGWQLLLMQSLMYWVLTVSIRAEQGDGRVDDSLRVPLTGLGAVGAVAGLAGGLLGLGGGLVMVPLMVRWLDVPIRLAIRFSTLAVACSASAASLQFFFEGRGQLSIGLLLGLTAALAAQWSASRLDSIKPQTLAWLLRGLALLLALDSGRRAMQLALQMH, from the coding sequence ATGGAGATTTTGGAGTGGCTGCTGGTGGTGCCTCTGGGACTACTTGCCGGGGGATTGGCCGGTCTGCTGGGCATCGGCGGTGGTCTGATCTTCGCGCCTTTGCTGCTTTGGATGGGGCTCTCACCCCATCAGGCCCTAGCGACCAGCACCTTCGCCATCGTGCCCACAGCTCTGGGCGGGACGGCTATCCATCTGCGCCACCGAGCCATTCCCTGGAAGGAAGGCTTGGTGATTGCTCTGATGGCGTTTGCAAGCGCATTGGTCTTCAGCCGGCTTGGCAGGTTTGCTGCTGGCTGGCAGCTGTTGTTGATGCAGAGCCTGATGTACTGGGTGCTGACCGTCTCGATTCGTGCCGAACAGGGCGACGGCAGGGTCGATGACTCCCTCCGTGTTCCTCTCACAGGCCTGGGGGCGGTTGGGGCTGTGGCTGGACTGGCAGGAGGTCTGCTCGGCCTGGGAGGAGGCCTGGTGATGGTGCCGCTGATGGTGCGCTGGCTGGATGTGCCGATTCGTCTGGCCATCAGGTTCAGCACTCTGGCGGTGGCGTGTTCGGCTTCGGCCGCGTCGCTTCAGTTTTTTTTCGAAGGTCGGGGTCAGCTCTCCATCGGACTGTTGCTCGGTTTGACGGCTGCGCTGGCTGCTCAGTGGAGTGCTTCACGGCTTGATTCGATCAAGCCCCAGACCTTGGCGTGGTTGCTACGGGGGCTGGCTTTGCTGCTCGCTCTCGACAGCGGTCGCCGTGCCATGCAGCTAGCGCTCCAGATGCACTGA